Proteins found in one Mycoplasmopsis citelli genomic segment:
- a CDS encoding single stranded DNA-binding domain-containing protein — translation MNQVYLKGTLVNPIKWILNRKNEYYAFLTILTQNDDKSKSYISVYLTKNFKIWEHSLKKDTSLFIQGHIITGYNAQQAKNFTYVLAHSLEILHNKFNNLNEEFKNTNQLISQSQNNLTQFQKPNETSSIIFDKEEWE, via the coding sequence ATGAACCAAGTATATTTAAAAGGAACTTTAGTTAACCCGATTAAATGAATCTTAAATAGAAAAAATGAATATTATGCTTTTTTGACAATTTTAACTCAAAATGACGATAAAAGCAAATCATATATTTCTGTTTACTTAACTAAAAACTTTAAAATATGGGAACACTCACTTAAAAAAGATACTTCGTTATTTATTCAAGGACACATCATTACTGGATATAATGCTCAACAAGCAAAAAATTTCACTTATGTTTTAGCTCATAGTCTCGAAATTCTTCATAATAAATTTAACAATTTAAATGAAGAATTCAAAAACACAAATCAGTTAATTTCACAATCCCAAAATAATCTTACGCAATTTCAAAAACCTAATGAAACTTCAAGTATTATTTTTGATAAAGAAGAATGAGAATAA
- a CDS encoding DNA cytosine methyltransferase — protein MQTLRIFEAFAGLGAQIKALKKLGNEKGFHVESVGSIEWGINQIISYQILNFGHLKPEKNFTKEQLIEKLTPYTFSFDTKNEIKVNYFNSLSEEKLQRMFPYLYSFVNPLYFRKVYKKSPPNNHTDIKKFTQLPENIDIFTYSFPCVGFSQAGPQQGFDNPQSQLIYEVQRILESNLDKLPKVLILENVPALVGPKFLGDFERWVEFLSTLGYHTTWEVINSANLGSAQNRKRVYAVSILKSVSSEPFKFKDVKQKEIFLEDILDSNLDYRNYNHLLTKHPLGKFTTSFNNITSTRLSNNFSNFNSYAQVFLAQGKGPTLTAQGTNSDLKFYFPKQNTLRIISPKEAFVYMGFDQEDFNLIEQSDLITETQMKLLAGNSISIQALYSIFSNIFDYLNKHNYWLLPHHYKTQSQRKKLSLYELIDIERHKFITTKKLRFYKETIRKYCQNKEIYEPKKWMKIIHSNFKKEGIYSSLFKASRALWDKNFLDRPYYKLGPNGLFIPINLNVLYQWLTKIYFFDLIPQLQTQLTKGEQNDPIQKQNVLY, from the coding sequence ATGCAGACACTTAGAATATTTGAAGCTTTTGCTGGGCTTGGAGCTCAAATAAAAGCTCTTAAAAAGCTTGGAAACGAAAAAGGTTTTCACGTTGAAAGCGTTGGTTCTATTGAATGGGGAATTAATCAAATTATTTCATATCAAATTTTAAATTTTGGCCACCTTAAACCCGAAAAAAATTTTACTAAAGAACAATTAATTGAAAAACTTACTCCTTACACTTTTAGTTTTGATACTAAAAACGAAATCAAAGTTAATTATTTTAATTCACTTAGCGAAGAAAAACTACAAAGGATGTTTCCTTACCTTTACTCATTTGTTAATCCTTTGTATTTTAGGAAAGTTTATAAAAAATCCCCACCAAATAACCATACTGATATTAAAAAGTTTACTCAACTTCCTGAAAATATTGATATCTTTACTTATTCATTTCCCTGTGTTGGTTTTTCACAAGCTGGACCCCAACAAGGATTTGATAATCCACAAAGTCAATTAATTTATGAAGTTCAACGGATTTTAGAAAGTAATTTAGATAAATTACCAAAAGTATTAATTTTAGAAAATGTTCCTGCTTTAGTTGGACCAAAATTTTTAGGAGATTTTGAACGTTGAGTTGAATTTTTATCTACTCTTGGATATCACACTACTTGAGAAGTAATTAATTCAGCTAATTTAGGGTCAGCTCAAAATCGTAAACGGGTATATGCTGTTTCGATTTTAAAATCTGTATCTTCAGAACCTTTTAAATTTAAAGATGTCAAGCAAAAAGAGATTTTTTTGGAAGATATTTTAGATTCTAACTTAGACTATCGAAACTATAATCATTTATTAACTAAACACCCATTAGGAAAATTTACAACATCTTTTAATAACATCACAAGTACAAGATTGAGCAACAATTTTTCAAACTTTAATTCATATGCTCAAGTTTTCTTAGCTCAAGGTAAAGGACCAACACTTACAGCACAAGGAACAAATTCTGATTTAAAATTTTATTTTCCTAAGCAAAATACACTGAGAATTATTTCACCAAAAGAAGCTTTTGTTTATATGGGATTTGATCAAGAAGATTTTAATTTAATTGAACAAAGCGATTTAATTACCGAAACTCAAATGAAACTTCTTGCCGGAAATTCTATTAGTATTCAAGCTCTTTATAGTATTTTTAGCAATATTTTTGATTATTTAAATAAGCACAATTATTGATTATTACCACATCATTATAAAACTCAATCACAACGCAAAAAGCTTTCTTTATATGAGCTTATTGATATTGAACGACACAAATTCATCACTACTAAAAAATTAAGGTTTTATAAAGAAACAATTCGTAAGTATTGTCAGAATAAGGAAATTTATGAACCGAAAAAATGAATGAAAATTATTCATTCAAATTTTAAAAAAGAAGGAATTTATAGTTCATTATTTAAAGCTTCACGAGCACTATGAGATAAAAACTTTTTAGATCGTCCATATTATAAACTTGGACCTAATGGACTATTTATTCCTATAAATTTGAATGTTCTTTACCAATGGCTTACTAAAATTTATTTTTTTGATTTAATCCCACAACTACAAACACAATTAACCAAAGGAGAACAAAATGATCCCATCCAAAAGCAAAATGTTTTATATTAA